In the Paramisgurnus dabryanus chromosome 5, PD_genome_1.1, whole genome shotgun sequence genome, one interval contains:
- the tpcn1 gene encoding two pore channel protein 1 isoform X1, whose translation METSSTCDNMTVLTHDWPVQMSTYCEQFECVDGVGNYDIVNNVIIPTSGTAEPRPQNSLRQSWEMNYQEAAIYLQEGENNDKFFTHPRSAHALSAYLFAHNHLFYMMELLTAVLLMLLSLAEAPAVPFLRLDVYVHATLELLALAMVAFELCMKLRWLGFHTFIRHKRTMVKTSVLFLQFIEAIVVLVRQTSHLRITRALRPIFLVDCRYCGAVRRNLRQIFQSLPPFIDILLLLLFFMVIFAILGFCLFSSNTADPYFNTLENSIVSLFVLLTTANFPDVMMPAYSKNRWSCIFFIVYLSIELYFIMNLLLAVVFDTFNGVEKMKFKSLLLHKRSAIEHAFQLLVSRQRPDGVSLKQFDGLMRFYRPRMAARDRFLTFKALNRSGATMLSLPDFYKFYEVIGLKWKARRSGEYWFDELPRTAFLIFKGINLLVKSKAFQYAMYLVVAINGIWILVETNMLNDGVSWTRVVPWSYIVFLTIYGVEVLLKITGLGPMTYFSLGWNLFDFSVTVFAFLGLIALAFDMEPFYFIVVLRPLQLLRLFKIKQRYRNVLDTMFELFPRMASLGLTLIIFYYSFAIVGMEFFAGVVYPNCCNTSTVADAYRQINVTVGNRTVLEEGYYYLNNFNNILSSFVTLFELTVVNNWYITMEGITSQTAHLSRLYFMTFYIVTMVVMTIIVAFILDAFVFRMNYSRKNREPLGDPEEEKGIVFETEVSQTEALQTLDLYRHTLRITNLSSLQSMYAALERSGQPSLIFVGRRSRTKSDLSMKMYEEEIQEWYEEFSRTNLQPDETFHQSLNSPEVSTTDSIN comes from the exons ATGGAAACCAGTAGTACATGTGACAACATGACTGTGCTTACGCATGATTGGCCAGTCCAAATGTCCACATACTGCGAGCAGTTTGAGTGTGTGG ATGGGGtaggaaattatgatattgtgAATAATGTCATTATTCCAACCTCAGGAACAGCAGAGCCCAGGCCACAGAATTCATTGCGGCAGAGCTGGGAAATGAACTACCAGGAAGCAGCAATATACCTGCAG GAAGGAGAGAATAATGACAAGTTTTTTACTCATCCACGGAGTGCCCATGCGCTCAGTGCCTACCTGTTCGCTCATAATCATCTCTTTTACATGATGGAGCTGCTGACTGCAGTGCTACTCATGTTACTGTCCCTTGCCGAGGCTCCTGCCGTCCCTTTCCTCCGCCTAGATGTCTAT GTTCATGCTACGCTGGAGTTGCTGGCGTTGGCGATGGTGGCCTTTGAGTTGTGTATGAAGCTCCGATGGCTTGGCTTTCACACCTTCATAAGACATAAGAGGACCATGGTGAAG ACAAGTGTCCTGTTTCTTCAGTTCATTGAGGCGATTGTGGTCTTAGTTCGGCAGACGTCCCACCTGCGTATAACAAGAGCCTTGCGGCCCATCTTTCTGGTGGACTGCAGATACTGTGGAGCTGTTCGCAG AAACCTGCGGCAGATATTTCAGTCTCTTCCGCCTTTCATTGATATCCTCCTCCTGCTGCTTTTCTTCATGGTCATCTTTGCCATTCTGGGATTTTGTCTGTTCTCCAGCAACACGGCCGACCCT TATTTCAACACACTGGAGAACAGCATTGTGAGTCTGTTTGTCCTTCTGACCACTGCAAA TTTCCCAGATGTGATGATGCCGGCATATTCAAAGAATCGCTGGTCGTGCATTTTCTTTATCGTGTATCTGTCCATTGAGCTCTACTTTATCATGAATCTG CTCCTGGCGGTAGTTTTTGACACCTTTAACGGAGTTGAGAAGATGAAGTTTAAATCTCTGCTTCTGCACAAGCGATCCGCCATTGAGCACGCCTTCCAGCTGCTAGTTAGTCGACAG AGGCCGGATGGAGTGTCGTTGAAGCAATTTGACGGACTGATGCGATTCTATCGTCCACGAATGGCCGCGCGGGATCGTTTCCTCACTTTTAAGGCCCTAAACCGATCAGGCGCAACCATGCTGAG TCTCCCAGACTTTTATAAGTTTTATGAGGTGATCGGGCTCAAATGGAAG GCTCGACGAAGTGGCGAATACTGGTTCGATGAACTTCCCCGTACTGCATTCCTCATTTTTAAAG GAATAAATTTACTTGTGAAATCCAAAGCCTTCCAGTATGCAATGT ATCTGGTAGTAGCGATTAATGGAATCTGGATCTTGGTGGAGACCAACATGTTAAATG ATGGAGTCTCATGGACACGTGTTGTCCCCTGGAGTTACATTGTCTTCCTTACAA TTTATGGAGTCGAGGTCTTGTTGAAGATCACAGGTCTTGGTCCTATGACATATTTCAGTTTAGGATGGAACCT TTTTGATTTCTCTGTGACAGTCTTTGCCTTTCTGGGATTGATTGCTCTGGCCTTCGACATGGAGCCGTTCTACTTTATTGTGGTGTTGAGACCTCTTCAGCTCCTCCG GTTGTTTAAAATCAAGCAACGTTATCGAAATGTTCTGGACACAATGTTTGAACTCTTCCCACGTATGGCCAG tcTAGGTCTGACTCTGATTATCTTCTATTATTCCTTCGCCATCGTTGGAATGGAGTTTTTCGCCGGTGTCGTTTATCCAAACTGCTGCAA CACAAGCACCGTTGCTGACGCATATCGTCAGATTAATGTAACGGTTGGCAACCGGACAGTGCTGGAAGAGGGATATTACTATCTCAATAACTTCAATAACATCCTGAGCAGCTTTG TCACTTTATTTGAACTAACAGTTGTGAACAACTGGTACATCACTATG GAAGGCATTACGTCCCAAACCGCCCATTTGAGTCGCCTCTATTTCATGACCTTTTACATTGTCACTATG GTCGTAATGACAATAATCGTGGCCTTCATCCTGGACGCATTCGTCTTCAGAATGAACTACAGTCGGAAAAACAGAGAGCCATTGGGAGACCCGGAAG AAGAGAAAGGGATTGTATTTGAGACAGAGGTGTCACAGACCGAAGCTCTTCAGACTCTGGACTTGTATAGACACACGCTACGCATCACAAACCTAAGCTCACTTCAGAGCATGTATGCGGCTCTGGAGCGGTCCGGG CAACCCTCACTAATATTTGTGGGGCGAAGGTCGCGTACCAAGAGCGACCTCAGCATGAAGATGTATGAGGAAGAGATTCAG GAATGGTACGAAGAATTTTCCAGAACAAACCTTCAACCTGATGAGACATTCCACCAAAGTCTGAACAGCCCTGAAGTCAGCACAACAGACAGCATTAATTAA
- the drc10 gene encoding dynein regulatory complex protein 10, whose protein sequence is MALKSAVLTSEDGILSDTLAPNIPTKTKTDFVRFVSPSRKTLASLDAQLIIGVLEDCIQQMGIVCVLPTILSCPETLSVSLGEEVVKALKKHHALEERYQAMMLDKNVAGNDMEEQQGKSIKEVQDSLRNILRLLRRFLKTGKMLEDVGPIKGEEMGSRKLRDGLCELKEVVLERLLTTSAEEQKRSKTMEEVRQRHNKNQEQVDSLERDVALAIKNRDTEISTLTRQMQELKNSLHQMEQGLEEYVVRTQQEAEKQSQSDRNTSEGKRAHMQQDADHKRAQLNIAIADHREKELALRKKKHKMVTEIENLIQKYDAEMGEKQTELEKISRIYEEEKAELKELEEHCANLDLEYSQIMEERQEAQEQREQQERERELHSRAAIVIQAHWRGFCVRKAMKAKEKPKKAKKGKGKKGNAKKNR, encoded by the exons ATGGCCTTAAAATCAGCTGTTCTTACTTCAGAAGACGGCATACTGTCCGACACACTTGCACCCAACATCCCAACCAAAACCAAAACAGACTTCGTAAGGTTTGTCAGCCCCTCCAGAAAGACTCTGGCATCTTTGGATGCACAGCTCATTATTGGGGTACTAGAGGATTGTATTCAGCAAATGGGTATAGTCTGTGTTCTGCCCACTATACTCAGCTGTCCAGAAACACTTTCAGTGAGCTTGGGGGAGGAGGTGGTCAAGGCCCTGAAAAAGCACCATGCACTTGAAGAAAGGTACCAAGCTATGATGCTTGATAAAAATGTTGCTGGAAATGATATGGAGGAACAACAAGGCAAGTCAATAAAGGAAGTTCAGGATTCCCTCCGGAACATTCTGCGACTGCTTAGGCGGTTTCTGAAAACTGGGAAGATGCTTGAAGATGTAGGGCCTATAAAAGGGGAAGAGATGGGGTCTCGAAAGCTGAGAGATGGTCTGTGTGAGTTAAAAGAAGTTGTGCTGGAAAGGCTGCTCACAACTTCAGCCGAGGAGCAAAAACGCAGCAAGACAATGGAGGAAGTCAGACAACGGCATAATAAGAACCAGGAGCAGGTAGACTCATTGGAAAGAGATGTTGCATTGGCAATAAAAAATAGGGACACAGAG ATCTCTACATTGACCAGGCAAATGCAAGAGCTAAAAAACTCATTGCATCAAATGGAACAGGGCTTGGAGGAGTATGTGGTCCGAACTCAACAGGAAGCTGAGAAGCAGAGCCAGTCAGATAGGAACACTTCAGAGGGGAAGAGGGCTCACATGCAGCAGGACGCCGATCACAAGAGAGCTCAGCTAAATATTGCTATCGCAGACCACAGAGAGAAAGAACTGGCACTAAGAAAG AAAAAACACAAGATGGTAACAGAAATTGAGAACTTGATCCAAAAATATGATGCTGAAATGGGAGAGAAACAG acAGAGTTGGAGAAAATTTCTCGCATATATGAGGAGGAGAAGGCAGAACTAAAAGAGCTGGAGGAACATTGTGCCAATCTGGACCTGGAGTACTCCCAGATAATGGAGGAGCGACAGGAGGCACAGGAGCAAAGGGAACAgcaggagagagaaagagagttgCACAGCCGAGCCGCCATTGTCATCCAGGCCCACTGGAGAGGTTTTTGTGTACGCAAGGCCATGAAGGCTAAAGAAAAGCCCAAGAAAGCAAAGAAAGGAAAGGGGAAAAAGGGCAATGCAAAGAAgaacagatga
- the agtr2 gene encoding type-2 angiotensin II receptor, whose translation METDSAHNLTTPSVSAFHHNFTNSSCDYNSFTSSQYQEKVIPTLYSLIFLLGFFGNLLVVCVLSHSSGRRTVANTYLVNLAMSDLLFLSSLPFWAVYYSMDYNWVFGWIMCKLCGGLLTINVYASIFFITCMSVDRYHAIVYPLDSQSSRSVNRARCVSAVIWFVAALTTVPTVVFRDVHTFPDTNVTACVIFYPSALWHNGLTLAKNTLGFFLPFVVIATCYSRIAVNLMATPNHLEQDSARLVHVLRMVVAVVLAFFFCWFPFHVVAFLRVLGDLWVNWDCWVHQAIQKLLPFFLCLGFSNSAINPFLYCFVGNHFRERLWHIYGERLTQKRDSISTRLSSFSRKLSDLKETVPMEILE comes from the coding sequence ATGGAAACAGACTCCGCCCATAATTTGACCACACCCAGTGTGTCAGCATTCCACCACAACTTCACAAACTCATCATGTGACTACAACTCTTTCACATCCTCCCAGTACCAGGAAAAAGTGATCCCAACATTGTACAGCCTCATCTTCCTACTGGGTTTCTTTGGGAACTTACTGGTGGTGTGTGTATTATCTCACAGCTCGGGCCGAAGGACCGTAGCTAACACATATCTGGTGAACCTTGCCATGTCAGACTTGCTGTTCCTGAGCTCTTTGCCATTCTGGGCTGTATATTACTCTATGGACTATAACTGGGTTTTTGGGTGGATTATGTGCAAGCTGTGTGGTGGACTGTTAACCATAAACGTCTATGCTAGTATATTTTTCATCACTTGTATGAGCGTGGATAGATATCATGCTATCGTCTACCCGCTGGACTCTCAGAGCAGCAGAAGTGTTAACCGGGCCAGGTGCGTGAGCGCAGTCATTTGGTTCGTGGCAGCTCTGACTACGGTGCCCACGGTTGTGTTTCGTGACGTACACACTTTTCCTGATACCAATGTCACGGCTTGTGTCATTTTTTACCCCAGCGCTCTTTGGCACAACGGGTTAACTCTTGCGAAGAACACCCTCGGGTTCTTCCTCCCGTTTGTCGTCATAGCTACCTGCTACAGCCGTATCGCTGTGAACCTGATGGCCACCCCGAACCACCTGGAGCAAGACTCTGCACGATTGGTCCACGTCTTGCGTATGGTGGTTGCTGTGGTATTGGCATTTTTCTTCTGCTGGTTCCCGTTCCATGTGGTGGCGTTCCTTCGAGTTCTGGGAGACCTGTGGGTGAATTGGGATTGCTGGGTGCACCAAGCCATCCAAAAACTACTGCCATTCTTCCTTTGCCTTGGCTTTTCCAACTCTGCCATCAATCCTTTCCTCTACTGCTTCGTTGGAAATCACTTCCGCGAAAGGCTGTGGCATATTTATGGGGAGAGGCTGACACAGAAAAGAGATTCTATTAGCACAAGACTCTCATCCTTCTCCAGGAAACTGAGCGACCTCAAAGAAACCGTGCCTATGGAGATCCTGGAGTAG
- the cfap73 gene encoding coiled-coil domain-containing protein 42 homolog, translating to MNLNLDDYFRTVYEKRLSNEAVHERDLTTEASRLLVKRQEVRRVDRELKTQKEEVDKKREGFRQRKENMMKEEEKLKEFVMNYNAFVKENDAKRTHALKKAEAERAQIMLKEHKLEKLQIKLDALLAQKALLESRVNKASIYKHFLDSAVKMSRKFENIGQLIARCQTVQSLHEHLMEKHTATEKERKHIGLELRQYKNEHSFVLLDYSNRLSQQQTQLDNIRAQAYKWEAVMKHIQANATKETLLWGQIKVTILNLYYMIGKVPVDVEDTLFQLEKIQNFLQVHSGRKPISEITLPHILKPHDRTKV from the exons ATGAACTTGAATTTGGATGATTACTTTCGGACTGTTTACGAAAAGCGACTCTC AAATGAAGCAGTGCACGAAAGGGATTTAACAACAGAGGCCTCGCGCCTCCTGGTGAAGCGCCAGGAGGTCAGACGCGTGGACAGAGAACTGAAAACACAGAAGGAG GAGGTTGACAAAAAACGGGAGGGATTCAGACAGAGAAAGGAGAACATGATGAAAGAGGAGGAAAAACTGAAAGAATTTGTAATGAATTACAACGCATTTGTAAAG gAAAATGATGCCAAACGGACGCATGCCCTAAAGAAAGCGGAGGCAGAGAGAGCTCAAATAATGCTGAAAGAACATAAACTCGAGAAACTACAGATCAAACTTGATGCCTTGCTGGCACAAAAAGCGCTACTAGAGTCTCGTGTCAATAAAGCCAGTATCTACAAGCACTTCCTGGATAGTGCTGTTAAGATGTCTAGAAAG TTTGAGAACATTGGTCAACTCATAGCCCGCTGTCAAACAGTACAGTCCCTCCATGAGCATCTAATGGAAAAACATACTGCAactgagaaagaaagaaaacatatcGGGCTAGAACTGAGACAGTACAAAAATGAACATAGCTTTGTTCTCCTGGACTACAGCAACAGACTGTCTCAGCAACAGACACAACTGGACAACATACGTGCACAGGCATATAAATGG GAAGCAGTGATGAAGCACATCCAGGCCAATGCAACAAAAGAGACACTTCTATGGGGCCAGATTAAAGTCACAATCCTTAACCTTTATTACATGATTGGCAAAGTTCCTGTGGATGTTGAGGACACTCTGTTTCAGTTGGAAAAG ATTCAAAACTTTCTCCAGGTTCATTCAGGTAGAAAGCCAATATCAGAGATCACCCTACCTCACATTCTGAAACCACATGATAGAACAAAGGTCTGA
- the tpcn1 gene encoding two pore channel protein 1 isoform X2 — translation MADGDDDVPLILTWDDANSGLMEEEENGVGNYDIVNNVIIPTSGTAEPRPQNSLRQSWEMNYQEAAIYLQEGENNDKFFTHPRSAHALSAYLFAHNHLFYMMELLTAVLLMLLSLAEAPAVPFLRLDVYVHATLELLALAMVAFELCMKLRWLGFHTFIRHKRTMVKTSVLFLQFIEAIVVLVRQTSHLRITRALRPIFLVDCRYCGAVRRNLRQIFQSLPPFIDILLLLLFFMVIFAILGFCLFSSNTADPYFNTLENSIVSLFVLLTTANFPDVMMPAYSKNRWSCIFFIVYLSIELYFIMNLLLAVVFDTFNGVEKMKFKSLLLHKRSAIEHAFQLLVSRQRPDGVSLKQFDGLMRFYRPRMAARDRFLTFKALNRSGATMLSLPDFYKFYEVIGLKWKARRSGEYWFDELPRTAFLIFKGINLLVKSKAFQYAMYLVVAINGIWILVETNMLNDGVSWTRVVPWSYIVFLTIYGVEVLLKITGLGPMTYFSLGWNLFDFSVTVFAFLGLIALAFDMEPFYFIVVLRPLQLLRLFKIKQRYRNVLDTMFELFPRMASLGLTLIIFYYSFAIVGMEFFAGVVYPNCCNTSTVADAYRQINVTVGNRTVLEEGYYYLNNFNNILSSFVTLFELTVVNNWYITMEGITSQTAHLSRLYFMTFYIVTMVVMTIIVAFILDAFVFRMNYSRKNREPLGDPEEEKGIVFETEVSQTEALQTLDLYRHTLRITNLSSLQSMYAALERSGQPSLIFVGRRSRTKSDLSMKMYEEEIQEWYEEFSRTNLQPDETFHQSLNSPEVSTTDSIN, via the exons ATGGCGGACGGGGACGACGACGTGCCTCTGATTTTGACCTGGGACGATGCAAACAGCGGGCTGATGGAGGAAGAAGAGA ATGGGGtaggaaattatgatattgtgAATAATGTCATTATTCCAACCTCAGGAACAGCAGAGCCCAGGCCACAGAATTCATTGCGGCAGAGCTGGGAAATGAACTACCAGGAAGCAGCAATATACCTGCAG GAAGGAGAGAATAATGACAAGTTTTTTACTCATCCACGGAGTGCCCATGCGCTCAGTGCCTACCTGTTCGCTCATAATCATCTCTTTTACATGATGGAGCTGCTGACTGCAGTGCTACTCATGTTACTGTCCCTTGCCGAGGCTCCTGCCGTCCCTTTCCTCCGCCTAGATGTCTAT GTTCATGCTACGCTGGAGTTGCTGGCGTTGGCGATGGTGGCCTTTGAGTTGTGTATGAAGCTCCGATGGCTTGGCTTTCACACCTTCATAAGACATAAGAGGACCATGGTGAAG ACAAGTGTCCTGTTTCTTCAGTTCATTGAGGCGATTGTGGTCTTAGTTCGGCAGACGTCCCACCTGCGTATAACAAGAGCCTTGCGGCCCATCTTTCTGGTGGACTGCAGATACTGTGGAGCTGTTCGCAG AAACCTGCGGCAGATATTTCAGTCTCTTCCGCCTTTCATTGATATCCTCCTCCTGCTGCTTTTCTTCATGGTCATCTTTGCCATTCTGGGATTTTGTCTGTTCTCCAGCAACACGGCCGACCCT TATTTCAACACACTGGAGAACAGCATTGTGAGTCTGTTTGTCCTTCTGACCACTGCAAA TTTCCCAGATGTGATGATGCCGGCATATTCAAAGAATCGCTGGTCGTGCATTTTCTTTATCGTGTATCTGTCCATTGAGCTCTACTTTATCATGAATCTG CTCCTGGCGGTAGTTTTTGACACCTTTAACGGAGTTGAGAAGATGAAGTTTAAATCTCTGCTTCTGCACAAGCGATCCGCCATTGAGCACGCCTTCCAGCTGCTAGTTAGTCGACAG AGGCCGGATGGAGTGTCGTTGAAGCAATTTGACGGACTGATGCGATTCTATCGTCCACGAATGGCCGCGCGGGATCGTTTCCTCACTTTTAAGGCCCTAAACCGATCAGGCGCAACCATGCTGAG TCTCCCAGACTTTTATAAGTTTTATGAGGTGATCGGGCTCAAATGGAAG GCTCGACGAAGTGGCGAATACTGGTTCGATGAACTTCCCCGTACTGCATTCCTCATTTTTAAAG GAATAAATTTACTTGTGAAATCCAAAGCCTTCCAGTATGCAATGT ATCTGGTAGTAGCGATTAATGGAATCTGGATCTTGGTGGAGACCAACATGTTAAATG ATGGAGTCTCATGGACACGTGTTGTCCCCTGGAGTTACATTGTCTTCCTTACAA TTTATGGAGTCGAGGTCTTGTTGAAGATCACAGGTCTTGGTCCTATGACATATTTCAGTTTAGGATGGAACCT TTTTGATTTCTCTGTGACAGTCTTTGCCTTTCTGGGATTGATTGCTCTGGCCTTCGACATGGAGCCGTTCTACTTTATTGTGGTGTTGAGACCTCTTCAGCTCCTCCG GTTGTTTAAAATCAAGCAACGTTATCGAAATGTTCTGGACACAATGTTTGAACTCTTCCCACGTATGGCCAG tcTAGGTCTGACTCTGATTATCTTCTATTATTCCTTCGCCATCGTTGGAATGGAGTTTTTCGCCGGTGTCGTTTATCCAAACTGCTGCAA CACAAGCACCGTTGCTGACGCATATCGTCAGATTAATGTAACGGTTGGCAACCGGACAGTGCTGGAAGAGGGATATTACTATCTCAATAACTTCAATAACATCCTGAGCAGCTTTG TCACTTTATTTGAACTAACAGTTGTGAACAACTGGTACATCACTATG GAAGGCATTACGTCCCAAACCGCCCATTTGAGTCGCCTCTATTTCATGACCTTTTACATTGTCACTATG GTCGTAATGACAATAATCGTGGCCTTCATCCTGGACGCATTCGTCTTCAGAATGAACTACAGTCGGAAAAACAGAGAGCCATTGGGAGACCCGGAAG AAGAGAAAGGGATTGTATTTGAGACAGAGGTGTCACAGACCGAAGCTCTTCAGACTCTGGACTTGTATAGACACACGCTACGCATCACAAACCTAAGCTCACTTCAGAGCATGTATGCGGCTCTGGAGCGGTCCGGG CAACCCTCACTAATATTTGTGGGGCGAAGGTCGCGTACCAAGAGCGACCTCAGCATGAAGATGTATGAGGAAGAGATTCAG GAATGGTACGAAGAATTTTCCAGAACAAACCTTCAACCTGATGAGACATTCCACCAAAGTCTGAACAGCCCTGAAGTCAGCACAACAGACAGCATTAATTAA